A genomic region of Capnocytophaga canimorsus contains the following coding sequences:
- a CDS encoding glycosyltransferase family 4 protein, giving the protein MKSKQKVLIITYYWSPAGGPGVQRWLKFVKYLRDFGIEPIVFIPEKANYPLIDQEIGQDIPKDIEIIRYPIWEPYRLAALFSKKKTEKISSGIIPRKKVGFLDKTMLWIRGNLFIPDARKFWVKPSVNYLTQYIKNNDIQTIITTSPPHSVQLIGYYLKKQIPNIQWISDFRDPWTSIGYHKDLRLTSWAAKRHKQWEKQVLNMADQIVVTSFKTQEEFKRLTNRPITVITNGYDVQNQPKAKVSDRFLISHIGSLLSDRNPKLLWKVLSDLIQENTDFARHFQFCLAGKISDDVIADIKKYHLSNYLINLGYISHNDSIELQQKSQILLLLEIDSEETQGIIPGKLFEYMAAQRPIFAVGPEHWDAAKIIQQTNTGIFIAYQDEFKMKNTLLQWFSQYQNQGLKTYPIGLAPYSRKQLTEKLAEIIKEK; this is encoded by the coding sequence ATGAAGTCCAAACAAAAAGTACTCATAATCACTTATTATTGGTCTCCAGCAGGTGGACCAGGAGTGCAACGTTGGCTTAAATTTGTAAAATACCTTCGTGATTTTGGTATTGAACCCATAGTATTTATTCCTGAAAAAGCGAATTATCCACTAATAGACCAAGAAATAGGACAGGATATTCCAAAAGATATTGAAATTATCAGATACCCGATTTGGGAACCTTATCGTTTAGCAGCTCTTTTTTCAAAAAAGAAAACAGAAAAAATCAGTTCTGGGATTATTCCTCGAAAAAAAGTAGGATTTTTAGATAAGACAATGCTTTGGATTCGAGGCAATTTATTCATTCCTGATGCAAGAAAGTTTTGGGTAAAACCTTCTGTAAATTACCTTACTCAGTATATCAAAAATAATGATATTCAAACCATTATAACTACTTCACCTCCTCATAGTGTTCAGCTCATAGGGTATTATTTAAAAAAACAAATCCCTAACATACAGTGGATTAGTGATTTTCGCGACCCTTGGACGAGCATTGGTTATCATAAAGATTTACGTTTAACGTCTTGGGCAGCAAAACGTCACAAACAATGGGAAAAACAAGTTTTAAATATGGCAGACCAAATTGTGGTTACCAGTTTTAAAACGCAAGAAGAATTTAAACGCTTGACTAATCGTCCGATAACAGTCATTACCAACGGATATGATGTTCAAAATCAACCTAAAGCTAAGGTTTCCGACCGATTTTTAATTTCACATATTGGCTCATTACTATCGGATAGAAATCCGAAGTTACTTTGGAAAGTGTTATCCGATTTAATTCAAGAAAATACAGATTTCGCCCGTCATTTCCAATTTTGCTTAGCTGGAAAAATAAGTGATGATGTTATTGCTGACATCAAAAAATATCATTTAAGTAATTATTTAATAAATTTAGGATATATATCTCATAATGATTCAATTGAGTTACAACAAAAATCACAAATCCTTTTGTTATTGGAAATTGATTCTGAAGAAACTCAAGGAATTATTCCTGGAAAATTGTTTGAATATATGGCAGCCCAACGCCCTATATTTGCCGTAGGCCCTGAGCATTGGGATGCAGCAAAAATCATACAACAAACCAATACAGGAATATTTATCGCCTATCAAGACGAGTTCAAAATGAAAAACACCCTTCTTCAGTGGTTTTCTCAATATCAAAACCAAGGGTTAAAAACTTATCCCATAGGGTTAGCTCCTTACAGCCGAAAGCAACTTACCGAAAAACTAGCAGAAATTATTAAAGAAAAATAA
- the glyA gene encoding serine hydroxymethyltransferase, translating to MQRDQQIFELIEDEKERQIHGIELIASENFVSDQVMEAAGSILTNKYAEGYPGRRYYGGCEVVDEIEQIAIDRAKALFGAEYANVQPHSGSQANTAVYAACLKPGDKILGFDLSHGGHLTHGSPVNFSGKLYQPVFYGVEQETGRLNYDKIQEIAEREKPQLIIAGASAYSRDIDFKRFREIADKVGAILFADISHPAGLIAKGLLNDPIPHCHIVATTTHKTLRGPRGGLILMGKDFENPFGLKTLKGEVRMMSSLLDSAVFPGNQGGPLEHIIAAKAIAFGECLSDDFLHYAIQIQKNAKKLAEILVSKGYDIISKGTDNHMMLIDLRNKNITGKEAEEALGKADITVNKNMVPFDTRSPFVTSGIRIGVSAITTRGLKQQDMLQIAEFIDSAIVNHKDDEALEAIAEKVNEFMENRPLFAY from the coding sequence ATGCAACGTGACCAGCAAATTTTTGAACTCATTGAAGACGAAAAAGAAAGACAAATACACGGTATTGAGCTAATTGCATCGGAGAATTTTGTTAGTGACCAAGTTATGGAAGCGGCAGGTTCTATATTAACTAACAAATATGCAGAAGGTTATCCTGGTAGAAGATATTATGGAGGCTGCGAGGTAGTTGATGAAATTGAACAAATAGCCATTGACAGAGCTAAGGCACTTTTCGGTGCTGAGTATGCTAACGTACAGCCACATTCAGGGTCACAAGCCAACACAGCGGTTTATGCAGCTTGTTTAAAACCTGGTGATAAAATTTTAGGTTTTGACCTTTCGCACGGTGGACACCTGACACACGGTTCACCAGTTAATTTTTCTGGAAAGTTATATCAACCTGTTTTTTATGGTGTAGAACAAGAAACTGGACGATTGAATTATGACAAGATACAAGAAATAGCCGAAAGAGAAAAGCCACAACTGATCATTGCTGGAGCTTCAGCTTATTCTCGCGATATTGATTTCAAAAGATTTCGTGAAATTGCCGATAAGGTAGGCGCTATTCTTTTTGCTGATATTTCACATCCAGCTGGGTTGATTGCCAAAGGGTTACTCAATGATCCTATTCCGCATTGTCATATTGTGGCTACCACTACGCACAAAACACTACGTGGACCTCGTGGCGGACTTATTTTGATGGGTAAAGATTTTGAAAATCCATTCGGATTAAAAACCCTAAAGGGAGAAGTTCGTATGATGTCGTCTTTATTAGATAGCGCTGTTTTTCCAGGAAATCAAGGAGGTCCGTTAGAACACATTATCGCAGCTAAAGCCATTGCTTTCGGTGAGTGTTTATCTGACGACTTTTTACATTACGCCATTCAAATTCAAAAAAATGCAAAAAAATTAGCCGAAATTTTGGTAAGCAAAGGCTATGATATTATCTCTAAAGGAACAGATAATCATATGATGCTTATTGATTTACGTAATAAAAATATCACTGGAAAAGAAGCCGAAGAAGCTTTAGGTAAAGCAGATATCACGGTAAATAAAAATATGGTTCCGTTTGACACTCGTTCTCCTTTTGTTACCAGTGGTATTCGTATAGGGGTTTCAGCAATCACCACACGCGGTTTAAAGCAGCAAGATATGTTGCAAATCGCTGAATTTATTGATAGTGCCATTGTCAACCATAAAGATGACGAGGCTTTAGAGGCTATCGCTGAAAAAGTTAATGAATTTATGGAAAATCGTCCGCTTTTTGCGTACTAA